A DNA window from Syntrophaceae bacterium contains the following coding sequences:
- a CDS encoding chemotaxis protein CheX yields the protein MDVRFINAFLAGTTDVLKMMAFVDPRPGKAFLKKDNAAKGDVSGVIGLTGAARGSLALTFSESCILKVVSNMLGEEQTSINGDVKDAVGELTNMVSGSARKKLESEGLSVTAAIPTVVSGGGHSIRHVLGGPSIIIPFETDDGPFFVDVCLILANGS from the coding sequence ATGGACGTTCGCTTTATCAATGCATTTCTGGCCGGCACCACGGATGTTCTCAAGATGATGGCTTTCGTAGATCCCAGGCCGGGGAAGGCCTTTCTGAAAAAGGACAATGCGGCCAAAGGGGATGTCTCCGGCGTCATCGGCCTCACCGGCGCGGCCCGTGGTTCGCTGGCCCTCACGTTCAGCGAGTCCTGCATCCTGAAGGTGGTTTCGAACATGCTGGGGGAGGAACAGACCTCCATCAACGGCGACGTCAAGGACGCCGTGGGGGAACTGACCAACATGGTCTCGGGTTCCGCCCGCAAGAAGCTGGAGTCGGAGGGCCTGAGCGTCACGGCGGCCATTCCCACGGTTGTGTCGGGCGGCGGGCATTCCATCCGGCATGTTCTCGGCGGTCCATCCATCATCATCCCCTTCGAGACGGACGACGGTCCCTTTTTTGTCGACGTTTGTCTGATCCTCGCCAACGGGTCCTGA
- a CDS encoding chemotaxis protein CheY: MDKGLKLLIVDDFATMRKVIRNILKQLGYENIVEAEDGSIALRVLKSQKIDLIISDWNMPNMTGLELLKAVRADEELKATPFLMVTAEALQENVVAAVKAGVSNYIVKPFTAEAMNEKLQKILG; this comes from the coding sequence ATGGATAAAGGATTGAAGCTTCTGATTGTCGATGATTTTGCCACCATGAGAAAGGTGATTCGCAACATCCTCAAGCAGCTCGGGTACGAGAACATTGTCGAAGCGGAAGACGGATCGATCGCACTCCGAGTGCTCAAGTCCCAGAAGATCGATCTGATCATCAGCGACTGGAACATGCCCAACATGACCGGCCTGGAACTCCTCAAGGCCGTCCGTGCCGACGAAGAGCTCAAGGCCACGCCATTTCTCATGGTCACGGCCGAGGCCCTGCAGGAAAACGTCGTCGCGGCCGTCAAGGCGGGAGTGAGCAATTACATCGTGAAACCGTTCACGGCGGAAGCAATGAACGAAAAGCTTCAGAAAATCCTGGGATAA